Proteins encoded together in one Ammospiza nelsoni isolate bAmmNel1 chromosome Z, bAmmNel1.pri, whole genome shotgun sequence window:
- the PTGER4 gene encoding prostaglandin E2 receptor EP4 subtype has translation MSFDPTTTMSPTNGSANGTASGAEGGKPPTIPTVMFIFGVVGNLIAIVVLCKSRKEQKETTFYTLVCGLAVTDLLGTCLVSPVTIATYLQNRWPGGEALCEYSSFILLFFGLSGLSIICAMSIERYLAINHAYFYNHYVDKKLAGLTLFAIYASNVLFCALPSMGLGRSTLQYPCTWCFIDWRTNVSTHAAYSYMYAGFSSFLILVTVICNILVCVALIRMHRQFMRRTSLGTDTTSSRLSDFRRRRSFRRMAGAEIQMVILLIATSLVVVICSIPLVVRVFVNQLYRPQSVEDVRQNPDLQAIRIASVNPILDPWIYILLRKTVLSKAIEKIKCLFCRIGGARRQHSGGNFNCVDGRRTSSAVSSQSPSFISRELREISSTSQTLLYPPELSESGAGGRALLPGPSASSAQSDTTSVRTLRSSDTSDSSQGHDSESVCLVSEASSGGGASSAPKSGPLQVTFPTETLNLSEKCI, from the exons ATGTCTTTCGACCCCACCACCACCATGTCACCTACGAACGGCTCGGCCAACGGGACCGCCAGCGGGGCCGAAGGCGGGAAGCCCCCCACTATCCCCACTGTCATGTTCATCTTCGGCGTGGTGGGCAACCTCATAGCCATCGTGGTGCTCTGCAAGtccaggaaggagcagaaggagaCCACTTTCTACACGCTGGTCTGCGGACTGGCGGTCACAGATCTCTTGGGGACTTGCCTGGTGAGTCCGGTCACAATTGCCACTTACCTGCAGAACCGATGGCCAGGAGGAGAGGCACTGTGTGAGTACAGctccttcatcctcctcttctttGGTCTCTCTGGCCTCAGCATTATCTGTGCCATGTCTATAGAGAGGTACCTGGCCATCAACCATGCCTATTTCTACAACCATTACGTAGACAAGAAGCTGGCAGGGCTCACACTCTTTGCCATCTATGCTTCCAACGTGCTGTTCTGCGCCCTGCCCAGCATGGGGCTCGGCAGATCTACTTTGCAGTACCCTTGCACTTGGTGTTTCATAGACTGGCGAACAAACGTGTCCACCCATGCAGCATATTCCTACATGTACGCGGgcttcagctccttcctgaTCCTGGTGACTGTGATCTGCAACATCCTGGTGTGCGTGGCCCTCATTCGCATGCACCGCCAGTTCATGCGACGCACGTCCTTGGGGACAGACACCACCTCCAGCCGTTTATCTGACTTTCGCAGGCGCCGGAGCTTCCGTCGGATGGCTGGAGCAGAAATCCAGATGGTTATTCTGCTCATTGCCACTTCCCTGGTCGTGGTCATCTGCTCCATTCCTCTGGTG GTCCGTGTCTTCGTGAACCAGCTGTACCGGCCGCAGTCGGTGGAAGATGTCAGGCAAAACCCTGACCTGCAGGCTATCCGCATTGCCTCGGTGAACCCCATTTTGGACCCGTGGATCTACATCCTCCTCCGCAAGACTGTGCTCAGCAAAGCCATCGAGAAGATCAAATGCCTCTTCTGCCGCATCGGGGGGGCTCGGAGGCAGCACTCGGGGGGCAACTTCAACTGCGTGGACGGGCGCAGGACCTCGTCGGCCGTGTCCAGCCAGTCGCCCTCGTTCATCTCCCGCGAGCTGAGGGAGATCAGCAGCACCTCGCAGACGCTGCTGTACCCCCCGGAGCTGAGCGAGAGCGGCGCCGGGGGCCGCGCGCTGCTGCCGGGCCCCAGCGCCAGCTCGGCGCAGTCCGACACTACGTCCGTACGGACGCTGCGCAGCTCCGACACCTCGGACTCCTCACAGGGACACGACTCCGAGAGCGTCTGCCTGGTGAGCGAAGCCAGCTCTGGTGGCGGGGCCAGCTCTGCGCCCAAGAGTGGCCCTCTGCAGGTCACCTTCCCCACAGAGACATTGAATTTGTCAGAAAAGTGCATATAG